A genomic segment from Glycine max cultivar Williams 82 chromosome 1, Glycine_max_v4.0, whole genome shotgun sequence encodes:
- the LOC100784300 gene encoding protein SPA1-RELATED 2, whose amino-acid sequence MDEDFVDEATQLEVAEESQRQNKDSPHPECRKILKSLEAFIPVKQDYSQIPPREYDGILHGKNVVEGIDHADTSQHPHVSLFMDDADVMVEELTVKSYNGSSLDIGTSNNREQIYNRQNHWQNLYQLASNSGIGNSLSDIGTRNSVPATSSAREDIGSSSFPEMLARKSLSDGQSNVMEHLASAENKEGAGDVRQGTRKKIISQSGFAEFFIKNTLRGKGIVYKGPSSDGFCVQSREQNWMKIGIDADQNRMKTGIGADQNRLKTVIDADQNQLKTGIDADQNRLKTGIDADQNQMKASIGTDQNQMKNHSGTDQKQMKTGIVTHLNSNQSVGYGSKTAKFPSYCGAMPRSGRSDCVGVTLREWLKHGHHKASKVESLNIFRKIVDLVDICHSQGVALHNLCPSYIKLSPSNQIMYLGLPVQKQMVDSVVNSEVVHLDNSFIRKRLSEQVTFPSLDMGSKKKKFNENVRVTGGDLCLETASDRKLHSHTVGSQDYYNEYEEGTQFSKYNIGRMSSIPRVSNAGQMPLTSCEKFENKWYTSPEGGYTTSSNIYCLGVLLFELLGHFDSERTHIAAMSDLRHRILPPIFLSENPKEAGFCLWLLHPEPSSRPSTREILQSELINGLQELFSEELSSSIDQEDAESELLLHFLVLLKEQKQNNAFKLVEEIKCLESDIEEVERRHDSRKSLVSSGLQNDYSCQKEIMPLKKESLSLEMLPSISPISNSNKVRLMRSICHLEGAYFSTRSKLQLSETDASTHPDKDILRNRENQNVAQKSEEQPKKDTLGVFFDGLCKYARYCKFEVRGVLRNVDFNNPANVICSLSFDRDADYFASAGISRKIKIFEFSALCNDSVDIHYPAVEMSNRSKLSCVCWNNYIKNYLASTDYDGIVKLWDASTGQEFSQFTEHEKRAWSVDFSAVCPTKFASGSDDCTVKLWSISERNCLGTIRNAANVCCVQFSAHSSHLLAFGSADYSTYCYDLRNLRSPWCVLAGHRKAVSYVKFLDSETLVSASTDNTLKIWDLNKTSPVGASINACSLTLSGHTNEKNFVGLSVADGYIACGSETNEVYTYYRSLPMPVTSHKFGSIDPISGKDTDDDNGQFVSSVCWRGKSGMLIAANSSGCVKVLQMV is encoded by the exons ATGGATGAAGACTTTGTTGATGAGGCAACCCAATTAGAAGTTGCCGAGGAATCACAGCGCCAAAACAAAGATTCACCCCACCCGGAATGCCGAAAAATCTTAAAATCCCTAGAAGCCTTCATCCCTGTTAAGCAGGACTACTCCCAGATACCACCTCGGGAATATGATGGCATTCTACATGGTAAAAATGTAGTTGAAGGTATTGATCATGCAGATACATCACAGCATCCTCATGTAAGCCTTTTTATGGATGATGCTGATGTTATGGTTGAAGAGTTAACAGTAAAAAGTTACAATGGCTCAAGTTTGGATATTGGTACATCAAACAACCGAGAGCAGATATATAATCGGCAGAACCATTGGCAAAATCTTTATCAGCTAGCAAGTAATTCAGGAATTGGAAATTCACTAAGTGATATTGGAACCAGAAACAGTGTCCCAGCTACATCTAGTGCTCGGGAGGATATTGGATCCTCATCTTTCCCTGAGATGTTAGCTAGAAAATCTCTCAGTGATGGCCAGAGCAATGTCATGGAACACTTGGCATCTGCTGAAAATAAAGAGGGTGCAGGTGATGTTCGTCAAGGAAcacggaaaaaaattatatcccaATCAGGATTTGCTgagtttttcataaaaaatacacTGAGGGGTAAGGGTATTGTATATAAAGGTCCATCTTCTGATGGCTTCTGTGTTCAGTCCAGAGAGCAAAACTGGATGAAGATTGGCATTGATGCAGATCAGAATAGGATGAAAACTGGCATTGGTGCGGATCAGAATCGGCTGAAGACTGTCATTGATGCGGATCAGAATCAGCTAAAGACTGGCATTGATGCGGATCAGAATCGGCTAAAGACTGGCATTGATGCAGACCAGAATCAGATGAAGGCTAGCATTGGCACAGATCAGAATCAGATGAAGAATCACAGTGGTACTGATCAGAAACAGATGAAGACTGGCATTGTTACTCACTTGAACTCTAATCAATCAGTGGGCTATGGTTCCAAAACTGCAAAGTTTCCTTCTTATTGTGGTGCTATGCCTAGATCTGGCAGGTCTGATTGTGTTGGTGTGACTTTGAGAGAATGGTTGAAACACGGGCACCACAAAGCAAGCAAGGTGGAAAGTTTGAATATATTTAGAAAGATTGTGGATTTGGTGGACATTTGTCACTCTCAGGGAGTTGCATTGCATAACCTGTGTCCATCTTATATTAAATTGTCGCCATCAAACCAGATCATGTACCTTGGTTTACCTGTTCAAAAACAGATGGTGGATAGTGTTGTAAATTCTGAAGTTGTTCACTTAGATAATTCTTTTATTAGAAAAAGGCTGTCAGAGCAAGTAACATTTCCCTCCCTTGATATGgggtcaaagaaaaaaaaatttaatgagaaTGTGAGAGTTACTGGTGGTGACTTGTGCCTCGAAACTGCAAGTGATAGGAAACTTCATAGTCATACAGTTGGATCACAAGATTATTACAATGAATATGAGGAAGGTACCCAATTTTCTAAATATAACATTGGAAGAATGTCTAGCATCCCTCGCGTATCTAATGCAGGTCAAATGCCATTGACTTCATgtgaaaaatttgaaaataaatggtACACAAGTCCTGAGGGAGGTTACACAACATCATCAAATATCTATTGTCTTGGTGTTCTCCTTTTTGAG TTACTTGGTCATTTTGACTCTGAAAGAACACATATTGCAGCCATGTCTGATCTTCGTCATAGGATTCTTCCTCCAATTTTCCTATCAGAAAATCCTAAGGAAGCTGGCTTTTGTCTTTGGTTGTTGCATCCTGAACCATCATCACGCCCATCAACAAG GGAAATCCTTCAATCTGAATTGATTAATGGATTGCAAGAGTTGTTTAGTGAGGAATTGTCATCAAGTATTGACCAAGAAGATGCAGAATCTGAATTGTTATTGCATTTCCTCGTTTTGTTAAAAGAGCAGAAGCAGAACAATGCCTTCAAACTGGTAGAAGAAATCAAGTGCTTGGAATCAGATATAGAAGAGGTGGAGAGGAGGCATGACTCAAGAAAATCCTTGGTTTCCTCAGGCTTGCAGAATGATTACTCTTGTCAGAAAGAGATTATGCCTCTTAAAAAGGAATCTTTGAGTTTGGAAATGCTGCCCTCGATATCCCCAATCTCTAATTCAAATAAAGTGAGATTGATGAGAAGTATATGCCATCTTGAAGGTGCTTATTTTTCCACGAGATCCAAACTTCAGCTTTCTGAAACAGATGCTTCAACTCACCCTGATAAAGATATACTAAGAAATCGTGAGAACCAGAATGTGGCCCAAAAAAGCGAGGAACAACCTAAGAAAGATACTTTAGGGGTATTCTTTGATGGTTTGTGCAAGTATGCACGTTATTGCAAGTTTGAAGTGCGGGGTGTACTAAGAAATGTTGATTTTAACAATCCTGCAAATGTAATTTGCTCTCTAAGCTTTGACCGGGATGCAGATTACTTTGCTTCTGCTGGGATAtctaggaaaataaaaattttcgaGTTTAGTGCACTTTGCAATGACTCTGTTGATATCCATTATCCTGCGGTTGAGATGTCAAACAGATCAAAACTCAGCTGTGTTTGCTGGAATAACTATATTAAGAACTATCTCGCTTCTACAGATTATGACGGTATAGTGAAG TTATGGGATGCTAGTACAGGTCAAGAATTTTCTCAATTCACTGAACATGAGAAGAGGGCTTGGTCTGTTGACTTCTCTGCAGTATGCCCTACAAAATTTGCCAGTGGAAGTGATGATTGTACTGTCAAGCTGTGGAGCATCAGTGAG agAAACTGTTTAGGCACAATCAGGAATGCTGCTAATGTCTGCTGTGTTCAGTTCTCTGCTCATTCCTCCCATTTGCTGGCCTTTGGATCTGCGGATTACTCAACATATTGTTATGATCTTCGCAATCTTAGAAGTCCCTGGTGTGTACTGGCTGGCCATCGTAAAGCTGTGAGCTATGTCAAATTCTTGGACTCTGAAACACTTGTTTCTGCTTCTACTGATAATACATTGAAGATCTGGGATCTCAATAAAACCTCTCCTGTGGGTGCATCCATTAATGCTTGCAGCCTAACTCTGTCGGGACATACTAATGAGAAG AATTTTGTGGGTCTATCGGTGGCTGATGGATATATTGCATGTGGTTCAGAAACAAATGAG GTTTACACCTACTATAGATCGCTTCCCATGCCAGTCACTTCACACAAATTTGGGTCCATTGATCCCATTTCTGGTAAAGACACTGATGATGACAATGGTCAGTTTGTTTCAAGTGTGTGCTGGAGAGGGAAATCGGGCATGCTTATTGCGGCCAATTCAAGTGGATGTGTAAAAGTGTTACAGATGGTTTAA
- the LOC100811745 gene encoding crooked neck-like protein 1, whose amino-acid sequence MSSSKDADPSLGYLTRKDTEVKLPRPTRVKNKTPAPIQITAEQILREARERQEAEIRPPKQKITDPTELGEYRLRKRKEFEDLIRRVRWNIGVWIKYAQWEESQKDFKRARSVWERALEVDYKNHTLWLKYAEVEMKNKFINHARNVWDRAVTLLPRVDQLWYKYIHMEEMLGNVAGARQVFERWMKWTPDQQGWLSYIKFELRYNEIERARGIFERFVECHPRVGAWIRYAKFEMKNGEVVRSRNVYERAVDKLSDDEEAEQLFVAFAEFEERCKETERARAIYKFALDHIPKGRAEDLYRKFVAFEKQYGDREGIEDAIVGKRRFQYEDEVKKNPLNYDSWFDYIRLEESVGDKERIREVYERAIANVPPAEEKRYWQRYIYLWINYALYEELDAGDMERTRDVYKECLNQIPHQKFSFAKIWLLAAQFEIRQLNLRAARQILGNAIGKAPKDKIFKKYIEIELQLGNIDRCRKLYEKYLEWSPENCYAWSKYAELERSLSETDRARAIFELAIAQPALDMPELLWKAYINFETAEGEFERARALYERLLDRTKHLKVWISYAEFEATAMAMDNLDLTEEEQKKQCIQSARRVFEKALNYFRSSAPDLKEERAMLLEKWLNMEATSGELGDVSLVQSKLPKKLKKRRHVATEDGSTRIEEFIDYLFPEESQTTNLKILEAAYKWKKQKLSSDD is encoded by the exons ATGTCTTCGTCGAAAGATGCAGACCCAAGCCTGGGTTACCTGACTCGCAAGGACACGGAGGTGAAGCTTCCGCGTCCAACCAGGGTCAAGAACAAAACCCCCGCTCCCATTCAAATCACCGCCGAGCAGATTCTCCGCGAGGCACGTGAGCGTCAAGAGGCCGAGATCCGCCCTCCCAAGCAGAAGATCACCGACCCCACCGAGCTCGGTGAGTACCGTCTCCGCAAGCGCAAGGAGTTCGAAGACTTAATCCGCCGCGTTCGATGGAACATCGGCGTCTGGATCAAGTACGCGCAGTGGGAGGAATCGCAGAAGGACTTCAAACGCGCGCGTTCCGTCTGGGAGAGAGCGTTGGAGGTGGATTACAAGAACCACACCCTGTGGCTCAAATACGCTGAGGTGGAGATGAAGAACAAGTTCATAAACCACGCAAGGAACGTCTGGGACCGCGCCGTGACGCTTCTGCCCAGGGTGGATCAGTTATGGTACAAGTACATTCACATGGAGGAGATGCTTGGCAATGTCGCCGGCGCCAGGCAGGTTTTCGAGCGGTGGATGAAGTGGACCCCAGACCAGCAGGGGTGGCTCTCTTACATCAAGTTTGAATTGAGGTACAATGAAATTGAGCGCGCCAGAGGGATTTTCGAGCGGTTTGTTGAGTGCCACCCTAGGGTTGGGGCTTGGATTCGCTATGCCAAGTTTGAGATGAAGAATGGCGAGGTTGTGAGGTCGAGGAACGTGTACGAGAGAGCCGTGGATAAGCTCTCCGACGATGAGGAAGCGGAGCAGTTATTTGTTGCTTTTGCTGAGTTTGAGGAAAGGTGTAAGGAGACTGAGCGTGCAAGGGCCATATATAAGTTTGCTCTTGATCATATTCCCAAGGGAAGGGCGGAAGATTTGTATCGTAAGTTTGTGGCATTTGAGAAGCAGTATGGGGACAGGGAAGGGATTGAGGATGCTATTGTTGGGAAGAGAAGGTTTCAGTATGAGGATGAAGTGAAGAAGAATCCGTTGAATTATGATTCCTGGTTCGATTACATAAGGTTGGAAGAAAGTGTGGGGGATAAGGAGAGAATCAGGGAGGTTTATGAGAGGGCAATAGCCAATGTTCCTCCGGCTGAGGAAAAGCGCTATTGGCAGCGCTATATCTATTTGTG GATTAATTATGCACTCTATGAAGAGCTTGATGCTGGAGACATGGAACGAACAAGGGATGTATACAA GGAGTGTCTCAACCAGATACCTCACCAAAAGTTTTCGTTTGCAAAGATATGGCTTCTAGCAGCCCAGTTTGAAATACGTCAGCTGAATCTCAGGGCTGCCCGTCAAATATTAGGAAATGCCATTGGAAAGGCTCCTAAAGATAAG ATTTTTAAGAAGTATATAGAGATAGAACTGCAGCTTGGTAATATAGATCGATGCAGAAAGCTGTATGAAAAATATCTGGAGTGGTCGCCTGAAAATTGTTATGCTTGGAGCAAGTATGCAGAACTGGAGAGATCTTTATCTGAGACTGATCGAGCTAGAGCAATTTTTGAGCTTGCAATTGCTCAACCAGCATTGGACATGCCTGAACTGTTGTGGAAG GCATACATTAACTTTGAGACTGCTGAGGGTGAATTTGAGAGAGCAAGGGCACTTTATGAAAGGCTTCTTGATCGAACAAAGCACTTGAAGGTATGGATAAGCTATGCGGAATTTGAGGCAACAGCTATGGCTATGGACAATTTAGACTTAACAGAAGAAGAACAAAAGAAGCAATGCATTCAGAGTGCTAGAA GGGTGTTTGAGAAAGCTCTTAACTACTTCAGATCATCAGCTCCAGATTTGAAAGAAGAAAGGGCAATGCTATTGGAGAAATGGCTCAACATGGAGGCTACGTCTGGAGAGTTGGGTGATGTTAGCTTAGTCCAGTCTAAACTGCCCAAGAAGCTCAAGAAGAGAAGGCATGTTGCCACTGAAGATGGTTCTACTAG AATTGAAGAATTCATCGACTATTTATTCCCTGAGGAAAGCCAGACAACCAATCTCAAGATCTTGGAAGCTGCTTACAAATGGAAGAAGCAAAAATTGTCTTCTGATGATTAA
- the LOC100784834 gene encoding mitochondrial adenine nucleotide transporter ADNT1, with the protein MASDDGVKPPTHELLSICKSLVAGGVAGGVSRTAVAPLERLKILLQVQNRQDIKYNGTIQGLKYIWKTEGFRGMFKGNGTNCARIVPNSAVKFFSYEQASLGILWLYQRQPGNEEAQLTPILRLGAGACAGIIAMSATYPMDMVRGRLTVQTEASPRQYRGIFHALSTVFREEGPRALYKGWLPSVIGVIPYVGLNFSVYESLKDWLIRSKPFGMKAQDSELSVTTRLACGAAAGTVGQTVAYPLDVIRRRMQMVGWKDAASVVAGEGKSKLEYTGMVDAFRKTVQHEGFGALYKGLVPNSVKVVPSIAIAFVTYEMVKDILGVEMRISD; encoded by the exons ATGGCTTCAGATGATGGTGTCAAACCTCCGACTCACGAGCTTCTCAGCATCTGCAAGTCTCTCGTCGCCGGTGGAGTTGCCGGTGGAGT GTCACGAACTGCGGTAGCTCCTCTGGAGAGATTGAAGATTCTGCTGCAG GTTCAAAATCGCCAAGATATAAAATACAACGGAACAATTCAAGGcttaaaatatatatggaaAACTGAGGGTTTTAGAGGAATGTTTAAAGGAAACGGAACTAATTGTGCTCGTATTGTCCCAAATTCAGCAGTGAAGTTCTTTAGCTATGAGCAAGCTTCACT GGGTATTTTATGGCTCTACCAGCGGCAACCTGGAAATG aaGAAGCTCAGCTCACTCCCATTCTGCGTCTTGGAGCTGGCGCATGCGCGGGAATCATTGCCATGTCTGCCACTTATCCAATGGACATGGTACGAGGAAGGCTAACCGTCCAG ACAGAAGCATCTCCTCGTCAATACAGAGGAATTTTTCATGCTCTTTCAACAGTCTTCCGGGAAGAAGGCCCTCGAGCTTTGTATAAAGGCTGGCTACCTTCAGTCATAGGAGTT ATACCGTATGTGGGTCTTAATTTTTCCGTATATGAATCTCTGAAAGACTGGTTGATTCGGTCTAAACCATTTGGGATGAAAGCTCAAGACTCTGAGCTAAGTGTGACGACAAGGCTTGCATGTGGGGCTGCTGCTGGAACAGTTGGCCAGACTGTGGCTTACCCACTTGATGTCATTCGCCGAAGAATGCAAATGGTGGGATGGAAAGATGCTGCTTCAGTAGTTGCTGGTGAGGGGAAGAGCAAACTTGAGTATACTGGCATGGTTGATGCATTCAGGAAAACTGTGCAGCATGAAGGTTTTGGAGCATTATACAAGGGCCTAGTTCCCAATTCAGTGAAG GTGGTCCCTTCTATAGCTATTGCTTTCGTGACATACGAGATGGTCAAGGACATTCTTGGTGTAGAAATGAGAATATCTGACTGA